A single genomic interval of Oryza sativa Japonica Group chromosome 7, ASM3414082v1 harbors:
- the LOC4342516 gene encoding DNA-binding protein RHL1, producing the protein MVKKKEAGDAEADERRRLRSLAFSNGLLQRGEPAAPRSALAPSTAVSRLQGRDIVRRGGQRKSRFLFSFPGLLAPAAAASGGRVGELADLGTKNPLLYLDFPQGRMKLLGTHVYPKNKYLTLQMSRSTKGVVCEDVFESLIVFSEAWWIGTKEENPQELKLDFPKEFQNDGAVADSDFKGGAGASCDEAVTINKPPKETTTGSLSPKIESDIDSSEDSDLKDEDNTQSTSQAPSVRQSARTAGKALKYTEISSGDDSSDNDDEIDVPEDMDEKVKSPAVKNESQSEDIKPADSSAQPISAKKEPLVQATLSSMFKKAEEKKRCTRSPKGSPATKGPAAKKQRASPEEKHPTGKKSAGRSQKKRKTQVEDDEIEVLSSSSQDNNVDDDSDEDWAE; encoded by the exons atggtgaagaagaaggaggccggcgatgcggaggccgacgagcggcgccgcctccgctccctcGCCTTCTCTAATGGCTTACTCCAGCGCggggagccggcggcgccgcgctcggcgctcgcgccCTCCACTGCCGTGTCGCGGCTGCAGGGCCGCGACATCGTGCGCCGCGGCGGGCAGCGCAAGAGCCGCTTCCTCTTCTCATTCCCCGGCCTCCTCGCGCCCGCGGCTGCTGCCTCGGGCGGCCGCGTCGGCGAGCTCGCTGATCTTGGCACCAAAAATCCTCTGCTCTACCTCGACTTCCCACAG GGGAGGATGAAGCTGTTGGGGACGCATGTGTACCCCAAGAACAAGTATCTGACACTGCAGATGAGCAGGTCCACCAAGGGCGTTGTCTGCGAGGACGTCTTCGAGAGCCTG ATTGTTTTTTCTGAAGCCTGGTGGATTGGAACAAAAGAAGAAAACCCACAAGAACTGAAACTGGATTTTCCAAAAGAGTTCCAGAAT GATGGGGCTGTTGCAGATTCTGATTTTAAAGGTGGAGCAGGTGCTTCCTGTGATGAAGCTGTTACCATCAATAAACCGCCAAAGGAAACCACCACAGGATCCCTTTCCCCAAAGATTGAATCTGACATTGATTCTTCCGAGGATTCAGACCTTAAGGACGAGGATAACACACAAAGCACTAGTCAAGCACCTTCAGTTAGGCAGTCTGCTAGAACTGCTGGGAAAGCCTTGAA GTATACTGAGATATCCTCTGGAGACGATTCATCTGATAATGACGATGAGATTGATGTCCCTGAGGACATGGATGAGAAG GTGAAGAGTCCGGCAGTTAAGAATGAATCCCAAAGTGAAGACATTAAACCTGCAGATTCATCTGCGCAGCCTATCTCAGCTAAGAAGGAGCCACTCGTTCAGGCTACTCTGTCTAGCATGTTTAaaaaagcagaagaaaaaaag AGATGTACTAGAAGCCCGAAAGGATCTCCAGCAACAAAAG GACCTGCTGCTAAGAAGCAGCGAGCAAGTCCAGAGGAAAAACATCCAACAGGGAAGAAGAGTG CTGGCAGAAgtcagaaaaagagaaaaacacag GTAGAAGATGACGAAATTGAAGTGCTCTCAAGTTCCTCCCAG GATAACAATGTGGACGATGATAGCGATGAAGACTGGGCTGAGTGA